The Gammaproteobacteria bacterium DNA segment TGAGAAAAACGCCGTGGTGTATACCGGCACTCATGACAATAATACGACGCTCGGCTGGTATAAAAGTTTGCCAGAAAATGAAAAGCGTCACGTTCATGAATACCTGTTTCAAAGCGAAGAACCTATCAACTGGCTTTTGATAAAAGCAGCGGCGGCCTCGGTGGCAAACACCTGCATTCTACCGTTGCAAGACGTGATGGGTTTAGATGGACTTCATCGAATGAATACGCCAGGTACCACTGAAGGTAACTGGCGTTGGCGTTTTGATTGGTCGCAGCTCGGCGCGAAAGAAAAAACGAAACTAAAGACACTGACCCAGGTATACGGGCGCTTGAGAATGTTCCCGTTATGATTTTTCGCGTTGCTGCAACATGGCAGTTAACACTTCAGCCAATTCTTCTTTAGTAAGATGCTCGAGACGTGGATCGCTGCAGATGTCATCGAGATACATAGCCAGTACCTGATGGGCGACGACTGCCTTTTCCACCGCCATTTTTATATTATTGATATCCGCTTCGCTGATGCGCGATGCTTTGGGGAAAGGAATGACCTGACTCACGTGCAACCTCTCAGACTGTTGATTTAGTTATGTGCAGAAAGCTTAACACGGGAATTCTGAAGTGCAACTGAGGGTTAAAAGTAAATTCCTGAGAAGGCCTGGATACAGGTAAGTCAATGCCCACTACGCACCAATTTGGGTAAATCCCGGCGCATACCCATGGCCTGTTGTATAAACAACTGCTTCAGCGGCGGCACGCTATTGGCCAGGTTCAAACCCATATTACGCAGCACAGACAAGGGCTTGATCTCATTGGAAAACAGCCGTTTAAACCCATCCATAGCCGACATCATCATGACATTGTCCGCCTTGCGCCCACGTTCGTAGCGACGCAACACGCTCAGTTGTCCAATATCTTTGTGCGCGTTCGCCGCGTCCATTAAGACCTCGGCCAACAGGGCGGCATCAAGAAAACCCAGGTTTACCCCCTGGCCGGCCAGCGGGTGGATGGTATGGGCCGCATCCCCAACCAGAACCACGCGATCTCGAACGTAGTCCCGCGCATGCTGAAGACTCAAAGGGAAAGCGGCGCGTTTGCCTATGGCAACCACCTTGCCCGGCCCTTGTTCGCCTATCGCTGTATTTAATTCATCAATAAATGTCTGTTCATCCAATCCACAAAGGCGAACGCTTTCGTCCTGTGTCGTTGACCAAACGATGGAACAGTGTTTTTCGTCCAGTGGAAGAAAGGCCAAGGGACCGGTGGGCAAAAAGCGTTGCCACGCAGTTTCCTGGTGAGTCTCTTCAAGCGTCACCGTAGTGACTAATCCATTTTGTTGATACGACCAACCGATGGTGTCGATATCGGAGCAATCGCGTATCCACGAACGCGCACCGTCGGCACCGACGATGAGTTTCGCGCTTAGTTGCGTATCGTCATTCAACTCAAGCGTCACGCCATCGATATTTATGTTCAGCGATTGGGGACGTACACCAAAACGCAGATCCACTTGCGGCAGCGTGTGTAGCTGATCAATGATCGCTCCCTGTATCACGCGATTTTCGATGATGTGGCCAAGACAGGCTTCGCCCACATCGGCGCAATCGAAATGAATTTCTCCGCTTCCCGTGGCGTCCCACACATGCATCTTCTGATACGGGAAGCAACGCCGTTCCACAATGCGATCCCATGCACCAATCTTGTTTAATAGCGTTTGCGACGCCTTGGTAATCGCACTGACACGCAACTCGTATTCATCATAAGGCCACGTTACATCAGGTTTGCCCGCGTCCAGGAGACAGATCCTCAACCGGCTGTTGCCTATCGCCGCTGCCAGGGCACCACCGACCATACCCGCGCCAACGATGATGACGTCATATTCGTTTTTCATAGCGGCAATCCTCGTGATAAACGCGGCAGACGCCCCGCCATGCCCATGGTTCGTCTTGTCAGAAAATGTTTGAGCGGTGGTACAAGATCGGTAACCAACAAGCCTTTGCTGCGCAAATGTGCCAATGGCCCCCATTGATTGGAAAACACACGCGCCACCGTATCCGTAAAACCAATAACGCCCATGTGGTCCCGCTTACGCGCAACTTCATAGCGCTTGAGGACGGCGTCGCTACCAATGTCTTCGCCCTGCCGTGCCGCATTCACTACTACCTCTGCCAGGGTCGAAACGTCACGAATACCCAGATTGAATCCCTGACCAGCAACCGGGTGCAGAGTGTGCGCGGCGTTGCCAATAATCGCCACGCCGGGGCGGATATGTTCTTTAGTTTTTAACATTACCAGCGGATAGGCGTGACGCTTCGCCACACGGGTAAACGCACCCAGGCGATAACCAAAACGATCTGTCAGCAAGGACAAAAACGCGTCGTCTTCCAGGGCCATCACTCCATCCACATCGGCATCACGAGTGGTTAACACCAGTGAACAACGATTCTCAGACATAGGCAATAAGGCCATAGGGCCGCCAGGTGTAAAACGTTCGTAGGCGACATTATTGTGTTTGTAGGCGGGAGTCACCGTGCTGATAATCGCGGTCTGGCCATATTCCCAACGATTGACGCCGATATCTAATAACTTGCGCACCTGCGAATTGCCGCCGTCAGCGCCGACCATTAAACGAGTGCGGATCTTGTGTACGCCATCATTGAGCGCAATCCCCAGCTCCAAGCCATCG contains these protein-coding regions:
- a CDS encoding UbiH/UbiF/VisC/COQ6 family ubiquinone biosynthesis hydroxylase, whose product is MKNEYDVIIVGAGMVGGALAAAIGNSRLRICLLDAGKPDVTWPYDEYELRVSAITKASQTLLNKIGAWDRIVERRCFPYQKMHVWDATGSGEIHFDCADVGEACLGHIIENRVIQGAIIDQLHTLPQVDLRFGVRPQSLNINIDGVTLELNDDTQLSAKLIVGADGARSWIRDCSDIDTIGWSYQQNGLVTTVTLEETHQETAWQRFLPTGPLAFLPLDEKHCSIVWSTTQDESVRLCGLDEQTFIDELNTAIGEQGPGKVVAIGKRAAFPLSLQHARDYVRDRVVLVGDAAHTIHPLAGQGVNLGFLDAALLAEVLMDAANAHKDIGQLSVLRRYERGRKADNVMMMSAMDGFKRLFSNEIKPLSVLRNMGLNLANSVPPLKQLFIQQAMGMRRDLPKLVRSGH
- the ubiH gene encoding 2-octaprenyl-6-methoxyphenyl hydroxylase; this translates as MNSQEQFDVCIIGGGMVGATMAIALSGQGLRIAVVEAFPFRSDQQPSYDARSIALAYGSHKIFDSIGLWREMRDESTAIKEIHISDQGQFGVTRIDAHKEDVDALGYVIENRVIGGALMQRLNSCEDVSLLCPAKLESIQYHSDGLELGIALNDGVHKIRTRLMVGADGGNSQVRKLLDIGVNRWEYGQTAIISTVTPAYKHNNVAYERFTPGGPMALLPMSENRCSLVLTTRDADVDGVMALEDDAFLSLLTDRFGYRLGAFTRVAKRHAYPLVMLKTKEHIRPGVAIIGNAAHTLHPVAGQGFNLGIRDVSTLAEVVVNAARQGEDIGSDAVLKRYEVARKRDHMGVIGFTDTVARVFSNQWGPLAHLRSKGLLVTDLVPPLKHFLTRRTMGMAGRLPRLSRGLPL